One window of the Pieris rapae chromosome 13, ilPieRapa1.1, whole genome shotgun sequence genome contains the following:
- the LOC111004140 gene encoding serine/threonine-protein phosphatase 4 regulatory subunit 2 has protein sequence MENAEEVFQFLEEFMKRKPKTIPQELNDYLVYVARTGDSIYQWSLVKSLFKEKLLNVITDFHESTPSVEIPPCPNVDPFNYDIMKNSLIERLDTFTSAPFTVQRICELLTCPRKQYNRVDKFMRAIEKNILVVSTREPGLQRNHEPENGEPMEAMVNGSDKNSEYNVDVEMEDVSWKETGESKLEPEPQPSSSDAHISVDDLEARLQAKQDDKDNQERQKTEYESVTPPEPNVVENSDIIQGQKVVETALPSVLISNDSDNTVSEASHDHKIDVEMTEDSTSERILVIPDIKVDDAEMTEQKLQKEALEKAETESKENIDPTMPIITTDVEKPTDESSSDVSTKDETEPKNISEASSSSEESSSSSENNDGNSNSPKQLSEDEKPAPNIEKKEDDSTFSTTLSSKETEVISSENYSITDVNSEIQPPIEPNIAQEPTQNPEEQKEDMKKQELVDVPLNTETPEV, from the coding sequence ATGGAAAACGCAGAAGAAGTATTTCAATTTCTCGAGGAGTTCATGAAGCGTAAGCCCAAAACAATACCACAGGAATTAAACGATTACTTAGTATATGTGGCCCGAACCGGCGATTCAATATACCAGTGGTCGCTTGTTAAAAGCTTATTCAAGGAAAAGTTGTTGAATGTAATCACCGACTTCCACGAATCGACACCAAGCGTCGAGATACCGCCGTGTCCTAACGTTGATCCGTTTAATTACGATATAATGAAAAACAGTCTCATAGAACGACTTGACACATTTACTTCAGCACCTTTTACAGTACAAAGAATATGCGAACTTCTTACATGTCCGCGAAAACAATACAATCGTGTTGACAAATTTATGAGAGCAATAGAAAAGAATATCTTAGTTGTTAGCACAAGAGAACCTGGATTGCAAAGAAACCATGAACCTGAAAATGGTGAGCCCATGGAAGCAATGGTAAATGGTTCCGATAAGAATTCTGAGTATAATGTTGATGTGGAGATGGAGGATGTGTCATGGAAAGAGACGGGTGAATCAAAGCTAGAACCTGAACCACAACCAAGCTCTTCTGATGCTCATATTTCAGTGGATGATTTGGAAGCAAGATTGCAAGCTAAGCAAGATGACAAAGACAACCAGGAGAGGCAAAAAACTGAATATGAGTCAGTGACGCCCCCTGAACCAAATGTTGTTGAGAATTCAGACATAATTCAGGGACAAAAAGTTGTTGAAACTGCATTGCCTAGTGTTTTGATATCAAATGATAGTGATAACACTGTTTCTGAAGCAAGTCATGATCATAAAATCGATGTAGAGATGACTGAAGATAGTACTTCTGAACGCATACTTGTGATACCAGACATTAAGGTAGATGATGCAGAAATGACTGAACAGAAACTACAAAAAGAAGCGCTTGAAAAAGCAGAAACAgaaagtaaagaaaatatagacCCAACTATGCCAATAATTACTACAGATGTTGAAAAACCTACTGATGAAAGCAGCTCTGATGTAAGCACTAAAGATGAGACTGAACCTAAGAATATATCTGAAGCGTCTTCCTCAAGTGAAGAAAGTTCATCTTCAAGTGAGAACAATGATGGTAATAGTAACTCTCCCAAGCAATTGTCAGAGGATGAGAAACCAGCACccaatatagaaaaaaaagaagatgACTCCACATTCTCCACCACTCTGTCTTCTAAAGAAACTGAAGTTATTTCATctgaaaattattcaataactgATGTTAATTCTGAAATACAACCTCCAATTGAGCCAAACATTGCCCAAGAACCCACTCAAAATCCTGAAGAACAAAAAGAGGATATGAAGAAACAAGAACTTGTTGATGTTCCACTTAATACAGAAACTCCAGaagtataa
- the LOC111004141 gene encoding uncharacterized monothiol glutaredoxin ycf64-like yields the protein MNSLIRRSIYPLYSNTFKLSTRYFADGAIKEKIDQIVKNNKVVVFMKGIPDAPRCGFSNAVVQIMRMHAVPYESHDVLSDENIRQGIKDYSNWPTIPQVFINGEFVGGCDIMLQMHQSGELVEELKKVGIKSALLTAEESKKEGA from the exons ATGAATTCTCTAATAAGAAGAAGCATTTACCCGCTTTATAGTAATACTTTCAAGTTATCGACGCGCTATTTCGCCGATGGAGCGATAAAGGAGAAGATAGAtcaaatagttaaaaataacaaagtgGTGGTATTCATGAAAGGCATTCCTGACGCCCCGCGATGTGGCTTTAGTAATGCAGTTGTACAAATTATGAGAATGCACGCTGTTCCATATGAAAGTCATGATGTTTTATCAGACGAAAATATTAGACAAG GTATAAAAGATTACTCAAATTGGCCAACAATTCCTCAAGTCTTTATTAATGGAGAATTTGTTGGTGGATGTGATATAATGCTTCAAATGCATCAGTCAGGAGAGCTTGTAGAAGAATTGAAGAAAGTTGGAATTAAAAGTGCACTCCTCACAGCTGAAGAGTCAAAGAAAGAAGGAGCTTAA
- the LOC111004139 gene encoding probable 4-coumarate--CoA ligase 1 — translation MSYKIVNRIIPRNLNTFISNHIRTCPSVRYLSSNSEKNVLNSPYGVIKDENVTLTKHVYGEAGLWENSPALTCAASGRTYTYGMTKMLIEKCAKGLLSELKLSPGDSLGLILPNMPEFVVLAHGAMEAGLVVTFINPLYTHDEILRQFADCNVKAIATIEMFMPVVMEVSKCLKDYKGTICVGGDGDKVRGIYGFQSLLSAGQGVELPKLDADDVCLIPYSSGTTGLPKGVMLTHRNLVSSVKQLCRPEFMKYKGAKGTGDTTLTLPPFFHIYGFNSVLNYAQAIGTHLVSIPKFTPEDYLKALIEYKPKNLFVVPSLLVFLAGHPLVKREHLASVESITVGGAPATESILEKFLDKCGRTKDELVLLQGYGMTETSPVILVTPYFYPHDKVGTIGQVVPSTQVKVVSLTTGEALGPNEPGEIYVRGKQVMKGYFKNEAATKETIDKDGWLHTGDVVYYDKDEYFYIVDRTKELIKVKGNQVSPTEIETIIMELPEVADVAVIGISNDRDGEVPKAFVVRKPNHQLTEKQVYDIVAKKLVKYKHLKGGVEFIDAVPRNVAGKIMRKDLKVK, via the exons AtgtcatataaaattgtaaatagaaTTATTCCACGCAATTTAAATACCTTTATATCAAATCATATAAGAACATGTCCATCAGTACGGTATTTATCTTCGAATTCGGAAAAAAATGTGCTGAATTCCCCTTACGGTGTGATAAAAGATGAAAATGTAACTTTGACGAAACATGTCTATGGGGAAGCTGGGTTATGGGAAAACTCCCCTGCTTTG ACTTGTGCAGCATCAGGTCGCACCTACACGTATGGAATGACAAAAATGTTAATCGAAAAATGCGCAAAAGGTCTCCTAAGCGAATTGAAGCTGTCTCCCGGTGACAGTCTTGGTTTGATTCTTCCAAACATGCCAGAGTTTGTAGTACTGGCTCACGGTGCAATGGAGGCTGGTCTGGTAGTGACCTTTATTAACCCCTTATATACACATG ATGAAATTCTACGTCAGTTTGCGGACTGCAACGTAAAGGCCATTGCTACAATTGAGATGTTTATGCCGGTCGTGATGGAAGTCAGCAAATGTTTAAAAGACTATAAAGGCACCATTTGTGTTGGTGGAGACGGAGATAAAGTTCGAG GCATATATGGATTCCAGTCTCTTCTATCTGCGGGTCAGGGAGTCGAGCTTCCTAAATTGGACGCTGACGATGTCTGTCTGATCCCTTACTCCAGTGGAACCACTGGTCTGCCGAAGGGAGTCATGCTAACTCATAGAAACCTAGTATCTAGTGTAAAACAACTGTGCAGACCCGAATTCATGAAATATAAGGGCGCCAAAg GTACAGGAGATACGACATTGACGCTACCACCGTTCTTCCACATCTACGGCTTCAACAGTGTTTTGAACTATGCCCAGGCTATTGGCACTCATCTTGTTTCCATTCCAAA ATTCACACCCGAGGATTATCTAAAAGCATTGATCGAGTATAAACCGAAAAATCTTTTCGTAGTGCCATCATTGTTAGTATTTCTAGCAGGTCATCCATTAGTAAAGCGGGAACATTTGGCGTCAGTGGAATCTATCACGGTTGGAGGGGCACCCGCAACTGAAAGTATTCTCGAGAAGTTTCTTGATAAATGTGGAAGGACTAAAGACGAGTTGGTGTTGTTGCAAG GTTATGGTATGACTGAAACGTCACCGGTTATATTAGTGACTCCTTATTTCTATCCACATGACAAAGTTGGTACTATTGGCCAGGTAGTTCCTTCAACACAAGTAAAGGTTGTCTCTCTTACCACGGGCGAGGCACTCGGTCCTAACGAACCTGGTGAAATATACGTTAGAGGAAAACAG gtaatgaAAGGGTACTTTAAGAACGAAGCTGCTACGAAGGAAACTATAGACAAAGATGGGTGGCTGCACACAGGTGATGTTGTTTACTACGATAAAGATGAGTACTTCTATATTGTGGACAGGACCAAGGAGTTAATCAAAGTTAAAGGGAATCAG GTTTCTCCAACTGAAattgaaacaataataatggAACTACCGGAAGTAGCTGATGTAGCCGTTATTGGTATTTCAAATGATAGAGATGGAGAAGTGCCAAAAGCATTTGTTGTACGCAAACCCAACCACCAGCTAACTGAAAAACAAGTTTACGACATAGTTGCTAAAAaacttgttaaatataaacatttaaagggTGGTGTCGAATTCATAGATGCAGTCCCAAGAAATGTTGCTGGTAAAATTATGAGAAAAGatcttaaagtaaaataa